Proteins encoded within one genomic window of Candidatus Dormiibacterota bacterium:
- a CDS encoding protein rep, with product MGRGLQVKGATKEERRLGHRITHCGENLIFRAPNCECDPHARPFHGGADLCTNRLCHHRAKVRSRKLAARVHEMIGQLRGRGITRYALLTLTYRDSEVLDGSVSRCWRDSRRLRQRKLWDQVLGCVGTIEIKRGKGSGRWHPHLHVLVARPSCTCLRGRRLDDSGPTCAHGKPWCPHALNQCCVSEAWGEITGDSYVVDIRAVHADEERSIEGAVREVVKYCIKLTEVSSKEREDGESAVLDLHRAIRSRRLLTTVGVFRGPAEPEDGSAGARLHNHGDPNSKGLWRTALLCTNWMNGASRLNRYECC from the coding sequence GCGCGACGAAGGAGGAGCGCCGCCTCGGACACCGGATCACCCACTGCGGCGAGAACCTGATCTTCCGGGCGCCGAACTGTGAGTGCGACCCCCACGCCCGTCCGTTCCATGGTGGGGCCGACCTGTGCACGAACCGGCTGTGCCACCACCGCGCGAAGGTGCGGAGCCGGAAGCTGGCGGCCCGGGTCCACGAGATGATCGGGCAACTCCGCGGCCGGGGGATCACGCGCTACGCCCTGCTGACCCTGACCTACCGCGACAGCGAGGTCCTGGACGGCTCGGTGAGCCGCTGCTGGCGGGACTCCCGCAGGCTGCGCCAGCGGAAGCTGTGGGACCAAGTGCTCGGCTGCGTCGGGACAATCGAGATCAAGCGTGGGAAGGGCTCGGGGCGGTGGCATCCCCACCTCCACGTGCTGGTGGCCCGGCCATCCTGCACCTGCCTGCGAGGCCGGCGCCTCGACGACAGCGGCCCCACGTGCGCGCATGGGAAGCCGTGGTGTCCACACGCCCTCAATCAATGTTGCGTGTCCGAGGCCTGGGGGGAGATCACTGGCGACAGCTACGTGGTCGACATCCGCGCCGTGCACGCCGACGAGGAGAGGAGCATAGAGGGTGCCGTTCGCGAGGTGGTGAAGTACTGCATCAAGCTCACCGAGGTCAGCTCCAAGGAGCGCGAGGATGGCGAGAGCGCCGTCCTGGACCTCCACCGTGCCATCCGTAGCCGTCGGCTCCTCACCACCGTCGGGGTGTTCCGGGGCCCTGCCGAGCCGGAGGACGGCTCCGCGGGCGCTCGATTACATAACCACGGCGACCCGAATAGCAAGGGCCTGTGGCGAACTGCCCTGTTGTGCACGAATTGGATGAATGGAGCCTCCAGACTGAACCGTTATGAGTGTTGC